A genome region from Kiloniellales bacterium includes the following:
- a CDS encoding DUF6445 family protein — MHKSLIVVDDFYVDPQAVRRRALACDYPEVTGPRTFPGRNGSEPFLPPDLDRMISILLGEQVVSCARPRSFHGSFRITLAGEESRYHVHVDPSYLCWVGVLYLNPPEQCRGGTAFYRHKALGLDRTPPQEELEARGYPDLATLLKQDGPDPEKWEHLMTLPMRFNRLILYRPWMWHSAAPGFGDSDETGRLIQVFSFESGAAA; from the coding sequence ATGCATAAATCGTTGATCGTCGTCGACGACTTCTACGTGGACCCGCAGGCGGTGCGGCGCCGGGCCCTGGCCTGCGACTACCCGGAGGTGACGGGCCCGCGCACCTTCCCCGGGCGCAACGGATCCGAGCCCTTCCTGCCGCCGGACCTGGACCGCATGATCTCGATCCTGCTCGGAGAGCAGGTGGTGAGCTGCGCGCGGCCGCGCTCCTTCCACGGCAGCTTCCGCATCACGCTGGCCGGCGAGGAGAGCCGCTACCACGTCCACGTCGACCCCTCCTACCTCTGTTGGGTCGGGGTCCTCTACTTGAACCCGCCCGAGCAGTGCCGTGGCGGCACCGCCTTCTACCGCCACAAGGCGCTCGGGCTGGACCGGACCCCTCCGCAGGAGGAGCTCGAGGCCCGCGGCTATCCCGACCTCGCCACCCTGCTGAAACAGGACGGCCCGGACCCGGAGAAGTGGGAGCACCTGATGACGCTGCCCATGCGCTTCAACCGTCTGATCCTCTACCGGCCCTGGATGTGGCACAGCGCCGCCCCCGGCTTCGGCGACAGCGACGAGACCGGCCGCCTGATCCAGGTCTTCTCCTTCGAGAGCGGCGCGGCGGCTTAA
- a CDS encoding phosphoribosyl-ATP diphosphatase — MGNNNKKDAPELDGRILDRLFAVVESRKNADPKSSYTAKLMQRGLPKVAQKVGEEAVEALIEAVLGRNGKLAQESADLLYHLTVLWALAGVTPDEVWDALADREGKSGLELKAAKARARAEARG, encoded by the coding sequence ATGGGCAACAACAACAAGAAGGACGCGCCCGAGCTGGACGGACGGATCCTCGACCGGCTCTTCGCCGTGGTCGAAAGCCGCAAGAACGCCGATCCAAAAAGCTCCTACACCGCTAAGCTGATGCAGCGTGGCCTGCCGAAGGTGGCCCAGAAGGTCGGCGAGGAGGCGGTCGAGGCGCTGATTGAGGCGGTTCTCGGCCGCAATGGCAAGCTTGCGCAGGAAAGCGCCGATCTGCTTTATCACCTGACCGTGCTCTGGGCCCTGGCCGGCGTGACGCCGGACGAGGTCTGGGATGCCTTGGCCGACCGGGAAGGCAAGTCCGGGCTGGAGCTCAAGGCGGCCAAGGCCCGGGCCCGGGCCGAGGCCCGGGGCTGA
- a CDS encoding GNAT family N-acetyltransferase, with translation MELTFREAREADLPAVVALLADDVLGRERESAALPLDPAYLAAFREMQAQVGNRLIVAEAEGRIVGCLQFVVLPGISLKGTRRAQVEGVRVAGDLRGGGLGRRLLEHAVALARAEGCGLLQLTADATRADTHRFYESLGFTASHRGFKLKLPGS, from the coding sequence ATGGAGCTGACTTTCCGCGAGGCGCGCGAAGCCGATCTGCCGGCGGTCGTGGCGCTCCTCGCCGACGACGTGCTCGGCCGCGAACGGGAGAGCGCCGCGCTGCCCCTTGACCCGGCCTACCTCGCGGCCTTTCGCGAGATGCAGGCGCAGGTCGGCAACCGCCTGATCGTCGCCGAGGCTGAGGGACGCATCGTTGGCTGCCTGCAATTCGTCGTGCTGCCGGGGATCTCGCTCAAGGGCACCCGCCGAGCCCAGGTCGAGGGCGTGCGGGTCGCCGGCGATCTGCGCGGTGGCGGCCTCGGCCGGCGACTTCTGGAACACGCCGTCGCCCTCGCCCGCGCCGAGGGTTGCGGCCTGCTCCAGCTGACCGCCGACGCCACCCGCGCCGACACCCACCGCTTCTACGAATCCCTCGGCTTCACCGCCAGCCACCGCGGCTTCAAGCTGAAGCTGCCGGGCTCTTAA
- a CDS encoding histidine triad nucleotide-binding protein, with protein MSYDESNIFAKIIRGEIPCDKVYEDDHVLAFRDINPQTPTHILVVPKGAYVSFADFSQNAGPEEIAAFVRATGKIAGEAGLDGPGYRILANHGADAHQEVPHFHLHLFGGKDLGRMIKPVDK; from the coding sequence ATGAGCTACGACGAGAGCAACATCTTCGCCAAGATCATCCGAGGCGAGATCCCCTGCGACAAGGTCTACGAGGACGACCACGTCCTGGCCTTCCGCGACATCAACCCGCAGACACCGACCCATATCCTGGTCGTGCCCAAGGGCGCCTACGTCTCCTTCGCGGACTTCTCGCAAAACGCCGGTCCCGAAGAGATCGCCGCCTTCGTGCGCGCGACCGGGAAGATCGCTGGCGAGGCCGGCCTCGACGGGCCCGGCTACCGGATCCTGGCCAACCACGGGGCCGACGCTCACCAGGAGGTGCCGCACTTCCACCTGCACCTCTTCGGCGGCAAGGACCTCGGCCGCATGATCAAGCCGGTCGACAAGTAG
- the hisF gene encoding imidazole glycerol phosphate synthase subunit HisF, with protein MLKARIIPCLDVKDGRVVKGVNFVDLRDAGDPVEQARVYDAAGADELCFLDITASHEKRDIILDVVRHTAEVCFMPLTVGGGVRTLEDIRALLLAGADKVSINTAAVADPDFVAAAARKFGNQCIVVAIDAKRVDTPAIASGFEVFTHGGRNETGLDAVAWARRMVAAGAGEILLTSMDRDGTKAGYDIELTRAVADAVPVPVIASGGVGTLDHLVEGVRDGHATAVLAASIFHFGSHSIAEAKAHLAAAGVAVRPVEPDA; from the coding sequence ATGCTGAAGGCCCGGATCATCCCCTGCCTGGACGTCAAGGACGGCCGCGTGGTCAAGGGCGTCAACTTCGTCGACCTGCGCGACGCCGGCGACCCGGTCGAGCAGGCCCGGGTCTACGACGCCGCCGGCGCCGACGAGCTCTGCTTCCTCGACATCACCGCCAGCCACGAGAAGCGCGACATCATCCTCGACGTGGTCCGCCACACCGCCGAGGTCTGCTTCATGCCGCTGACCGTCGGCGGCGGGGTGCGCACGCTGGAGGACATCCGCGCGCTGCTCCTGGCCGGCGCCGACAAGGTCTCGATCAACACCGCCGCGGTCGCCGACCCGGACTTCGTCGCGGCCGCGGCCCGCAAGTTCGGCAATCAGTGCATCGTCGTCGCCATCGATGCCAAGCGGGTCGACACCCCCGCCATCGCGTCCGGCTTCGAGGTCTTCACCCACGGCGGGCGCAATGAGACCGGACTCGACGCCGTGGCCTGGGCCAGGCGCATGGTCGCGGCCGGCGCCGGCGAGATCCTGCTGACCTCGATGGACCGGGACGGCACCAAGGCCGGCTACGACATCGAGCTGACCCGGGCCGTCGCCGACGCGGTGCCGGTGCCGGTCATCGCCTCGGGCGGGGTCGGCACACTCGACCACCTGGTCGAGGGGGTGCGCGACGGCCACGCGACCGCGGTCCTGGCCGCCTCGATCTTCCACTTCGGCAGCCATTCCATCGCCGAGGCCAAGGCGCATCTCGCCGCCGCCGGCGTCGCCGTGCGGCCGGTCGAGCCCGACGCCTAG